One genomic region from Prionailurus bengalensis isolate Pbe53 chromosome C1, Fcat_Pben_1.1_paternal_pri, whole genome shotgun sequence encodes:
- the ARHGEF16 gene encoding rho guanine nucleotide exchange factor 16 — protein sequence MSQRHSDSSLEEKLLEYRFHSELRLDARGNPASGLPMVRGTLQLGDNEGFQLDTPVPPAVSPKDEEPRAVVLSTQSPAALKMGTQQLIPRSLAVSSKAKTPARHQSFGAAVLSKEAARRDPRLLSAPSFSLDDMDVDAGPGGALRRNLRNRSYRAAMKSLEAPGGERGPLQLSPKLQALAEEPSQPPARCPAKNKRTLGRKRAHKGSFKDDPRFYQEIRERGLNTSHESDDDLLDEPSSPDGTGKADAPIVVKSYRPAQITWSQLPEVVESGILDRLPAEERKRQEAIFEILTSEFSYQHSLGILVAEFLQSGELQATMTQMERHHLFSNILDVLSASQRFFEALEQRHKAQVCVEDISDILEEHAEQHFHPYVAYCSNEVYQQRALQRLMSSNTAFHEALREIEKRPACGGLPMISFLILPMQRVTRLPLLTDTLCLKSQGHPERYKAASRALKAISKLVRRCNEGAHKMERTEQMYTLHTQLDFGKVKSLPLISASRWLLKRGELSVVEETGLFRKLASRPTCYLFLFNDVLVVTKKKSEDSFVVQDYAQVDHIRVQKTEASDPSLLGGGGSRGSSVPHPFQVTLLHNSEGRQEKILLSSDSASDRARWIVALTHKERQSPANKGDLPQVEVTKAYLAKQADEITLQQADVVLVLEQEDGWFYGERLRDGETGWFPEDFARCITSRVAVEGNVRRMERLRVETDV from the exons ATGTCCCAGCGACACTCGGACAGCTCCCTGGAAGAGAAGCTGCTGGAATACCGCTTCCACTCCGAGCTGCGGCTCGATGCCAGGGGGAACCCGGCGTCCGGGCTCCCGATGGTGCGGGGCACCCTGCAGCTCGGGGACAACGAAGGCTTCCAGCTCGATACCCCGGTGCCCCCCGCTGTGTCCCCTAAGGACGAGGAGCCACGGGCTGTCGTCCTGAGCACGCAGAGCCCCGCGGCCCTCAAGATGGGCACTCAGCAGCTGATCCCCAGAAGCCTGGCCGTGTCGAGCAAGGCCAAGACCCCGGCCCGCCACCAGAGCTTCGGGGCGGCCGTGCTCAGCAAGGAGGCCGCCCGGCGGGACCCCCGGCTCCTGTCAGCCCCCAGCTTCTCCCTGGACGACATGGACGTGGACGCGGGTCCCGGGGGGGCGCTGAGACGGAACCTACGGAACCGATCCTACCGGGCGGCCATGAAGAGCCTGGAGGCGCCGGGCGGGGAGAGGGGCCCCCTCCAGCTCAGCcccaagctccaggccctggcgGAGGAGCCCAGCCAGCCTCCCGCTCGGTGCCCGGCCAAGAATAAG AGGACACTGGGGCGGAAACGTGCACACAAGGGCTCCTTCAAGGACG ACCCCAGGTTCTACCAGGAGATCCGGGAGCGGGGCCTCAACACCAGCCACGAGTCTGACGACGACCTGCTCGACGAGCCGTCCAGCCCCGACGGAACCGGGAAGGCGGACGCCCCCATCGTGGTCAAGAGCTACCGGCCGGCGCAGATCACCTGGAGCCAGCTCCCGGAG GTGGTGGAGTCCGGCATCCTGGACAGGCTGCCTGCTGAGGAGCGCAAGAGGCAGGAG GCCATCTTTGAGATCCTCACGTCAGAGTTCTCGTACCAGCACAGCCTGGGCATCCTGGTGGCCGAGTTCCTGCAGTCCGGGGAGCTGCAGGCAACGATGACCCAGATGGAGCGTCATCACCTCTTCTCCAACATCCTGGACGTCCTGAGCGCCAGCCAGAG GTTTTTCGAGGCCCTAGAGCAGCGGCACAAGGCGCAGGTGTGCGTGGAGGACATCAGCGACATCCTGGAGGAACACGCGGAGCAGCATTTCCACCCCTACGTCGCCTACTGCTCCAATGAGGTCTATCAGCAGCGCGCCCTGCAGAGGCTGAT GAGCAGCAACACCGCCTTCCACGAGGCCCTGAGGGAGATCGAGAAGCGTCCCGCGTGCGGGGGTCTCCCCATGATCTCCTTCCTCATCCTCCCCATGCAGAGGGTGACCCGGCTGCCCCTCCTGACGGAC ACCCTCTGCCTCAAGAGTCAGGGCCACCCTGAGAGGTACAAGGCCGCCAGCCGTGCGCTCAAGGCCATCAGCAAG CTGGTGAGACGGTGCAACGAGGGAGCCCACAAGATGGAGCGCACGGAACAGATGTACACCCTGCATACGCAGCTGGACTTCGGCAAGGTCAAG TCCCTCCCGCTGATCTCTGCCTCCCGCTGGCTGCTGAAGCGTGGGGAGCTCTCTGTGGTGGAGGAAACCGGGCTTTTCCGAAAACTGGCCAGCCGGCCCACGTGCTACCTGTTTCTGTTCAACGACGTCCTGGTGGTCACCAAGAAGAAGAG CGAGGACAGCTTTGTGGTGCAGGACTACGCCCAAGTGGACCACATCCGGGTCCAGAAGACAGAGGCCTCCGACCCCTCCCTGCTGGGGGGCGGTGGCAGCCGCGGCTCCTCCGTGCCGCACCCCTTCCAGGTGACCCTGCTGCACAACAGCGAGGGCCGCCAGGAGAAGATCCTACTGTCATCCGACTCCGC GAGTGACCGGGCCCGCTGGATTGTGGCGCTCACACACAAGGAGAGGCAGAGTCCCGCCAACAAAGGAG ACCTGCCCCAGGTGGAGGTCACCAAGGCCTATCTGGCCAAGCAGGCGGACGAGATCACCCTGCAGCAGGCGGATGTGGTCCTGGTTCTGGAGCAGGAAGACG GATGGTTCTACGGCGAGaggctgagagatggggagacgGGCTGGTTCCCCGAGGACTTCGCCCGATGCATCACCAGCCGCGTGGCCGTGGAGGGCAACGTGCGCAGAATGGAGCGCCTGCGCGTGGAGACAGACGTGTAG
- the MEGF6 gene encoding multiple epidermal growth factor-like domains protein 6 isoform X4 has protein sequence MEASRGRGGLAALWCLGLLGGLARVAGTHYRYLWRGCVPCHLGQAGYSGNAGDRRPDVDECQVHNGGCQHSCVNTPGSYVCECKPGFRLHADGRTCLAINSCALGNGGCQHECVQLTVTQHRCQCRPDFQLQEDGKRCVRRNPCADRNGGCAHTCQVRRGLAHCECHAGFLLGADRRSCEDVDECATGQARCAHGCLNTRGSYKCVCHPGYELGADGRQCYRIEMEIVNSCEAGNGGCSHGCSHSSAGPLCSCPRGYELDQDQKTCIDVDDCADSPCCQQVCSNSPGGYECGCYAGYRLSADGCGCEDVDECASGRGGCEHHCTNLAGSFQCSCEAGFRLDEDRRGCAPLEVPEADLDGQLPFVRPLPHVAVLQDELPHLFQDDYVGAQEEAAAVEARGEHTLLEKFVCLDASFGQDCSLTCDDCRNGATCLPGLDGCDCPEGWTGLICNETCPPDTFGRNCSSSCSCQNGGTCHPATGACRCPPGVSGAHCEDGCPKGFYGKQCHKKCHCANRGRCHRLYGACLCDPGLYGRFCHLACPPWAFGPGCSEECQCEQRNTLACDRRDGSCSCKAGFRGERCQDECEPGFFGPGCLQACACPQGVACDPVSGQCGKQCPAGYWGKDCDQECPEGTFGVNCSGSCSCGGAPCDRVTGQCQCPPGRTGDDCGADCPEGRWGPGCQEICPACEHGAVCEPATGACLCRPGYTGSRCQDACPAGWFGPGCQMRCSCANDGHCHPVTGRCSCAPGWTGLSCQRACDSGHWGPNCSYTCSCSVGHGSCDAVSGLCACEAGYAGLRCEQRCPQGYFGPGCGRRCQCEHGAACDHVSGACTCPAGWRGTFCERACPAGFFGLDCRGVCDCVAGASCDSVSGSCLCPAGRRGPRCAQACPAHSYGHNCSQACTCFNGASCDPVHGQCRCGPGWMGPTCLEACPSGLYGENCQHSCLCQHGGTCDPVSGHCTCPEGWGGPACEEECLPGRFGAGCQHSCRCLNGGLCDRYSGRCLCPAGWTGDECQSPCAEGTFGAHCEERCACRRGATCHHVTGACLCPPGWRGSQCENACPRGRFGKDCGQRCQCPPGAACHHVTGECRCPAGLTGPSCEQACPPGTFGERCGQKCRCPSENQTCHPALGTCTCAAGYHGSGCRQRCPPGRFGPGCEQPCGCLHGGSCDAATGACLCPAGFLGADCSLACPQGRFGPGCARVCRCGQGAACDPVNGSCTCPPGRTGLHCEHGCPRNRFGISCEHTCSCRNGGLCHATNGSCSCGLGWTGPRCELACPPGRYGAACRLECSCQNNGTCEPATGACRCGPGFYGQACQHPCPPGFHGAGCQVACECQHGASCHPVSGQCLCPAGFHGQLCERGCEAGSFGEGCRQHCDCEAGAPCDPVTGQCLCPPGRTGATCDRDCRPGFFGPGCALRCSCGAGAGCDPVNGQCHCVDGYTGPTCQQAALQPASDGPAPGLSSRAQKH, from the exons CCATCAACTCTTGTGCCCTGGGGAATGGCGGCTGCCAGCACGAGTGTGTCCAGCTCACAGTGACCCAGCACCGCTGCCAGTGCCGCCCCGACTTCCAGCTCCAGGAGGACGGGAAGCGCTGTGTCC GGAGAAACCCGTGCGCGGACCGGAACGGCGGCTGCGCTCACACGTGCCAAGTGCGCCGGGGGCTCGCCCACTGTGAATGCCACGCGGGCTTCCTGCTGGGGGCGGACCGCAGGTCCTGCGAAG ATGTGGACGAATGTGCCACAGGGCAGGCGCGGTGTGCCCACGGCTGCCTCAACACCCGGGGGTCCTATAAGTGCGTGTGCCACCCCGGCTACGAGCTGGGCGCTGATGGCCGACAGTGCTACC GGATCGAGATGGAGATTGTGAACAGCTGTGAGGCCGGCAATGGGGGCTGCTCCCACGGCTGCAGCCACAGCAGCGCGGGGCCCCTGTGCAGCTGCCCCCGTGGCTACGAGCTGGACCAGGACCAGAAGACGTGCATCG ACGTGGACGACTGTGCGGACTCGCCGTGCTGTCAGCAGGTCTGCAGCAACAGCCCCGGCGGGTACGAGTGTGGCTGCTACGCAGGCTACCGGCTCAGCGCCGACGGCTGTGGCTGCGAGG ACGTGGACGAGTGCGCGTCCGGCCGCGGCGGCTGTGAGCACCACTGCACCAACCTGGCCGGCTCCTTCCAGTGCTCCTGTGAGGCCGGCTTCCGGCTGGACGAGGACCGTCGAGGCTGTGCCC CCCTGGAGGTACCTGAGGCGGACCTGGACGGCCAGCTGCCCTTCGTGCGGCCCCTCCCACACGTCGCGGTGCTCCAGGACGAGCTGCCCCACCTCTTCCAGGATGACTACGTGGGGGCCCAGGAGGAGGCAGCAGcggtggaggcccggggcgagcacaCGCTGCTGGAGAAGTTCG TGTGCCTAGATGCCTCCTTCGGCCAGGACTGCAGTCTCACCTGTGATGACTGCAGGAACGGGGCCACCTGCCTCCCGGGCCTGGACGGCTGTGACTGCCCTGAGGGCTGGACCGGGCTCATCTGCAATGAGA CTTGTCCCCCAGACACATTTGGGAGGAACTGTAGCTCGTCCTGCAGCTGTCAGAACGGGGGGACCTGCCACCCCGCGACGGGGGCCTGCCGCTGCCCCCCTGGCGTCTCTGGAGCCCACTGTGAGGACG gctgCCCCAAGGGCTTCTACGGCAAGCAGTGCCACAAGAAGTGCCACTGTGCCAATCGTGGCCGGTGCCACCGCCTCTATGGGGCCTGCCTCTGCGACCCGGGGCTCTACGGCCGTTTCTGCCACCTGG CCTGTCCTCCGTGGGCCTTCGGGCCGGGCTGCTCGGAGGAGTGTCAGTGCGAGCAGCGGAACACGCTTGCGTGTGACCGGAGAGACGGCAGCTGTTCCTGCAAAGCGGGCTTCAGGGGCGAGCGGTGTCAGGACG AGTGCGAGCCAGGCTTCTTCGGGCCGGGGTGCCTGCAGGCATGTGCCTGCCCTCAGGGCGTGGCCTGTGACCCCGTCAGCGGCCAGTGTGGGAAGCAGTGTCCCGCCGGCTACTGGGGGAAGGACTGTGACCAAG AGTGCCCGGAGGGGACGTTCGGTGTGAACTGCTCGGGCTCCTGCTCCTGTGGGGGGGCACCCTGCGACCGGGTCACGGGGCAATGCCAGTGCCCTCCGGGGAGGACTGGGGACGACTGTGGGGCAG atTGTCCCGAAGGCCGCTGGGGGCCGGGCTGCCAGGAGATCTGCCCCGCGTGTGAGCACGGTGCCGTCTGCGAGCCCGCGACCGGAGCCTGCCTGTGCCGCCCCGGCTACACGGGCAGCCGCTGCCAGGACG CGTGCCCGGCGGGCTGGTTTGGGCCCGGCTGCCAGATGAGGTGCTCCTGTGCCAATGACGGGCACTGCCACCCGGTGACCGGACGTTGCAGCTGTGCCCCCGGGTGGACCGGCCTCAGCTGCCAGAGAG CCTGCGACAGCGGCCACTGGGGACCCAACTGCAGCTACACCTGCAGCTGCAGTGTCGGCCACGGGAGTTGCGATGCGGTCAGCGGCCTGTGTGCGTGTGAGGCCGGCTACGCGGGCCTGCGGTGCGAGCAGC GGTGTCCCCAGGGCTACTTCGGGCCGGGCTGTGGGCGGCGGTGCCAGTGTGAGCACGGGGCAGCTTGTGACCACGTCAGCGGGGCTTGCACCTGCCCGGCCGGCTGGAGGGGAACCTTCTGTGAACGTG CCTGCCCGGCGGGCTTCTTTGGACTGGATTGCCGTGGCGTCTGTGACTGTGTCGCCGGAGCCTCCTGCGATTCCGTGAGcggctcctgcctctgccccgccGGCCGCCGGGGCCCCCGCTGTGCCCAGG CCTGCCCAGCCCACTCCTACGGACACAACTGCAGCCAAGCCTGCACCTGCTTCAACGGGGCCTCCTGTGACCCTGTCCATGGACAGTGCCGCTGTGGCCCTGGCTGGATGGGCCCCACGTGCCTGGAGG cctgcccCTCAGGCCTCTACGGCGAGAACTGTCAACATTCCTGCCTTTGCCAGCACGGGGGCACCTGTGACCCTGTCTCAGGCCACTGCACGTGCCCAGAGGGCTGGGGTGGCCCAGCCTGTGAGGAGG AATGTCTCCCGGGACGCTTCGGGGCCGGTTGCCAACACAGCTGCAGGTGCCTCAACGGTGGCCTCTGTGACCGGTACTCAGGCCGCTGCCTCTGCCCAGCCGGCTGGACCGGGGACGAGTGTCAGAGCC CCTGTGCCGAAGGCACGTTTGGGGCTCACTGCGAGGAGCGCTGTGCCTGCCGGCGGGGAGCCACCTGTCACCACGTCACGGGGGCCTGCCTCTGCCCCCCGGGATGGAGGGGCTCGCAGTGTGAGAACG CCTGCCCGCGTGGCCGGTTCGGAAAGGACTGTGGCCAGCGCTGCCAGTGCCCGCCGGGCGCCGCCTGCCACCACGTCACCGGGGAGTGTCGCTGTCCAGCGGGCCTCACGGGGCCCAGCTGCGAGCAGG CCTGCCCGCCAGGCACCTTTGGGGAGCGCTGTGGGCAGAAGTGCCGTTGTCCCAGCGAGAACCAGACCTGCCACCCCGCCCTGGGGACCTGCACGTGTGCCGCTGGCTACCATGGCTCCGGCTGCCGGCAGC GGTGCCCCCCTGGGCGGTTTGGACCCGGCTGTGAGCAGCCGTGCGGGTGTCTCCACGGGGGCTCCTGTGATGCGGCCACCGGcgcctgcctctgccctgctgggTTCCTTGGGGCCGACTGCAGCCTGG CCTGTCCACAGGGCCGCTTCGGTCCTGGCTGTGCGCGTGTGTGCAGGTGTGGGCAGGGAGCGGCCTGCGACCCCGTGAATGGCAGCTGCACCTGTCCCCCGGGGAGGACCGGCCTCCACTGTGAGCACG GCTGTCCTCGGAACCGGTTTGGCATAAGCTGCGAGCACACGTGCTCCTGCAGAAACGGGGGCCTGTGCCACGCCACCAACGGCAGTTGCTCCTGCGGCCTAGGCTGGACGGGGCCGCGGTGTGAGCTGG CCTGCCCTCCCGGTCGCTACGGTGCCGCCTGCCGCCTGGAGTGCTCGTGCCAGAACAACGGCACCTGTGAGCCCGCCACGGGCGCCTGCCGCTGCGGCCCCGGCTTCTACGGCCAGGCCTGCCAGCACC CCTGTCCCCCTGGCTTCCACGGGGCTGGCTGCCAGGTGGCATGTgagtgtcagcacggagcctcctgCCACCCCGTCAGCGGCCAGTGTCTCTGCCCCGCCGGCTTCCACGGCCAGCTCTGCGAGAGGG GGTGTGAAGCAGGCTCATTTGGAGAGGGCTGCCGCCAGCACTGTGACTGCGAGGCCGGGGCACCCTGCGACCCCGTCACCGGCCAGTGCCTTTGCCCCCCAGGGCGCACAGGGGCCACCTGTGACCGTG ACTGCAGACCGGGCTTCTTTGGGCCAGGCTGTGCCTTGCGCTGTAGCTGCGGAGCTGGGGCCGGTTGTGACCCCGTCAATGGGCAGTGCCACTGCGTGGACGGCTACACTGGGCCCACCTGCCAGCAAG CGGCCTTGCAACCAGCCTCTGACGGACCAGCACCTGGGCTCAGCAGCAGGGCACAGAAACACTAG